The following are encoded in a window of Methanobrevibacter sp. V74 genomic DNA:
- a CDS encoding YigZ family protein, translating to MKTIKKPVQSEINIKKSQFICSVYPTKNKKESKEIIRKLNQKYNDATHNCTAYIVEDGEGFDDDGEPGGTAGKPMINVLRKNELHNITIIVTRYFGGIKLGAGGLVRAYSKSVLEAIKEVEIVEIEQYDVYELIFEYSDIKLVDMEVRNNSLENIDKDYSDTVRYDVISKDNRDIRKIFEKYSGKIRVDFKNKQFLEKI from the coding sequence ATGAAAACTATTAAAAAACCTGTGCAAAGTGAAATAAACATTAAAAAATCACAGTTCATATGTTCTGTTTATCCAACGAAAAATAAAAAAGAGTCAAAAGAAATTATTCGGAAATTAAACCAGAAATATAATGATGCTACCCATAATTGTACTGCTTATATTGTTGAAGATGGAGAAGGATTTGATGATGATGGGGAACCTGGTGGAACTGCAGGCAAACCAATGATTAATGTTTTAAGAAAAAATGAACTGCACAATATCACCATAATTGTTACAAGATATTTTGGTGGAATCAAACTGGGTGCTGGCGGACTTGTAAGAGCATATTCAAAATCAGTTTTAGAAGCAATTAAGGAAGTTGAAATTGTTGAAATTGAGCAATATGATGTTTATGAACTTATTTTTGAATATTCAGATATTAAATTAGTTGATATGGAAGTTAGAAATAATTCCCTTGAAAATATTGATAAAGATTACTCAGATACTGTAAGATATGATGTCATATCAAAAGATAATAGAGACATTAGGAAAATATTTGAGAAATATTCTGGTAAAATAAGAGTTGATTTTAAAAATAAACAATTTTTAGAAAAAATTTAA
- a CDS encoding Ig-like domain-containing protein: MLELNGNEYNATAYNCFIKKGVKINSFHCSLKNSTILGNISFGNGGFHNLKFNNISGNLENKHFNIWEINITNNNITGKITLNYDAFNIRIINNFINSTEKYTIILSDTAQNNIIRDNLLISVNSNSDASVSFSDNSNIVTHNYPIGNNSLIVLNTTLTGTNIGMYYNDIQQYQVKLTDSNNKPLPNETIKIKFNGKTTTLQTNENGVVVINIELKKIGTHEIIAKYEGTIKHNKSTTTNKIQIINPFTKNINMSMYYQEKINYKIQIIGKNNKPIKADERIIFKINKKTIKTKTNKNGYATIKLTLKPGKYTITTIYKNYKTINQIKIKPTLITKNIIKKKTKTIKFYTAKLINTKGKPQTNKKIKFKIKRKTYTAKTNKKGYATVKITNLKTGKHKITTTYQKQKTTNKITIKK; encoded by the coding sequence ATGTTAGAATTAAATGGGAATGAGTATAATGCAACAGCTTACAATTGTTTTATAAAAAAAGGAGTTAAAATTAATAGTTTTCATTGTTCATTAAAAAATTCTACCATACTAGGTAATATAAGCTTTGGAAATGGTGGTTTTCATAATCTAAAATTTAATAATATTTCAGGCAATCTAGAAAATAAACATTTCAATATCTGGGAAATTAATATAACAAACAACAATATTACTGGAAAAATAACATTAAACTATGATGCTTTTAATATTAGAATAATAAACAATTTTATTAATTCCACAGAAAAATATACAATTATATTATCTGATACAGCCCAAAATAATATAATTAGGGATAATTTATTAATTAGTGTTAATAGTAATTCAGATGCATCAGTTAGCTTTTCTGATAATTCAAATATTGTAACCCATAATTATCCGATTGGAAATAATAGTTTAATTGTACTTAATACCACATTAACCGGAACAAACATAGGAATGTACTACAATGACATACAACAGTATCAAGTAAAATTAACAGATTCCAACAACAAGCCATTACCAAACGAAACAATTAAAATAAAATTCAACGGAAAAACAACAACCTTGCAGACAAACGAAAATGGGGTTGTGGTAATTAATATAGAGCTAAAAAAGATAGGAACACATGAAATCATAGCAAAATATGAAGGAACAATAAAACACAACAAAAGCACAACAACCAATAAAATTCAAATCATAAACCCATTTACAAAAAACATAAACATGAGCATGTACTACCAAGAGAAAATAAACTATAAAATCCAGATAATAGGAAAAAATAACAAACCAATTAAAGCCGACGAGAGAATAATATTCAAAATTAACAAAAAAACAATAAAAACAAAAACAAACAAAAACGGATATGCAACAATAAAACTAACTCTAAAACCTGGAAAATACACAATAACAACAATATACAAAAATTATAAAACAATAAACCAAATAAAAATAAAACCAACCCTAATAACAAAAAACATAATAAAAAAGAAAACAAAAACAATAAAATTTTACACAGCAAAACTCATAAACACAAAAGGAAAACCACAAACAAACAAAAAAATCAAATTCAAAATCAAAAGAAAAACATACACAGCAAAAACAAACAAAAAAGGATATGCAACAGTAAAAATAACAAACCTAAAAACAGGAAAACACAAAATAACAACAACATACCAAAAACAAAAAACAACCAACAAAATAACAATAAAAAAATAG
- a CDS encoding acyltransferase, which translates to MQRDYSKPELDFPKNQNIQFGVEYSPNSKPPVIGKNYTIRSNSIIYNDVIIGDNFRTGHNVVIRENTNIGDDVLIGTNTVIEGDVIIGNDVSIQSNVYIPTNSIIEDNVFIGPCACFTNDKYPVRINYELQGPKVRRGASIGGNTTFLSNVEVGEGSIVAAGAIVIHSVPPFYLAIGTPARIKPLPDHLKVPNRF; encoded by the coding sequence ATTCAACGGGATTACTCAAAACCAGAGTTAGATTTTCCAAAAAATCAAAATATTCAGTTTGGTGTTGAATATTCTCCAAACTCAAAACCGCCAGTGATTGGTAAAAACTACACAATTAGGTCAAATTCCATTATTTATAATGATGTAATTATTGGAGATAATTTCAGAACAGGACATAATGTTGTTATCCGTGAAAACACCAATATTGGGGATGATGTTTTAATTGGAACTAATACTGTTATTGAAGGAGATGTGATTATTGGAAATGATGTCAGCATTCAATCTAATGTATATATTCCAACTAACTCTATAATTGAAGATAATGTGTTTATTGGACCTTGTGCTTGTTTTACTAATGATAAATATCCTGTAAGGATTAATTATGAACTTCAAGGACCTAAAGTCAGACGAGGAGCTTCAATAGGGGGCAACACTACATTTTTATCTAATGTTGAAGTTGGAGAAGGTTCTATTGTTGCTGCTGGAGCTATTGTAATTCATTCTGTTCCACCATTTTATTTAGCTATTGGAACACCTGCTCGTATTAAACCACTTCCAGATCACTTAAAAGTTCCTAATAGATTCTAA
- a CDS encoding rubredoxin — protein sequence MAKYKCKICGYVFDEDDIEEGLNIPAGTKFDDLPSSFKCPKCKMPKAMFEKID from the coding sequence ATGGCTAAATATAAATGTAAAATTTGCGGTTATGTTTTTGATGAAGACGATATTGAAGAAGGATTGAATATTCCTGCCGGAACTAAATTTGATGATTTGCCCTCTTCTTTTAAATGTCCAAAATGTAAAATGCCTAAGGCGATGTTTGAAAAAATTGATTAG
- a CDS encoding rubredoxin yields MAKFRCKLCGFVTDEFDELPADYKCPMCGATADMFEKIE; encoded by the coding sequence ATGGCAAAATTTAGATGTAAATTATGCGGTTTTGTAACTGATGAGTTTGATGAACTTCCAGCAGATTACAAATGCCCTATGTGCGGTGCAACTGCTGACATGTTTGAAAAAATCGAATAA